A portion of the Achromobacter sp. MFA1 R4 genome contains these proteins:
- the lpxO gene encoding lipid A hydroxylase LpxO → MKWLVPGIWLAAILFAHFRGRVKLPLGRQLLDHSVLLAPINAFMVLASRVPTTPYLTTSEIAELKVLDDNWETIREEAIKMAELRRIKAAEAHNDIGFNSFFKYGWKRFYLKWYDARHPSAEELCPKTVAILKGLPKVKAAMFAELPPGGQLNPHRDPFAGSLRYHLGLATPNDDGCHIIVDGEHYSWRDGESVVFDETYVHEAYNKTGENRIILFCDIERPLKWRWAEAFNRWFGRKVMSAASSPNDGGDQTGAINRLTHAHWVIDQKRKAFKNWNRTAYKATKYGLILLVIAGFLAL, encoded by the coding sequence ATGAAATGGTTAGTACCCGGGATCTGGCTTGCCGCCATCCTGTTTGCGCACTTCCGCGGCCGCGTCAAACTGCCATTGGGACGCCAACTGCTGGATCATTCCGTACTGCTGGCCCCGATCAATGCCTTCATGGTGTTGGCCTCCCGGGTGCCGACCACCCCCTACCTGACGACCAGCGAGATCGCCGAACTGAAGGTGCTGGACGACAACTGGGAGACGATACGCGAAGAAGCCATAAAAATGGCCGAGCTTCGCCGGATCAAGGCGGCCGAAGCCCACAACGACATTGGCTTCAACTCTTTCTTCAAGTACGGTTGGAAGCGGTTCTACCTGAAGTGGTATGACGCCCGCCACCCCTCGGCCGAAGAGCTCTGCCCCAAGACCGTCGCCATCCTGAAGGGCCTGCCCAAGGTCAAGGCCGCGATGTTTGCCGAGCTGCCCCCGGGCGGCCAACTGAACCCGCACCGCGACCCGTTCGCCGGATCGCTGCGCTACCACCTGGGCCTGGCCACGCCGAACGACGACGGCTGCCACATCATCGTGGACGGCGAGCATTACAGCTGGCGCGACGGCGAAAGCGTGGTGTTCGACGAAACCTACGTGCACGAGGCCTACAACAAGACAGGCGAGAACCGGATCATCCTGTTCTGCGACATCGAGCGCCCGCTCAAGTGGCGCTGGGCCGAAGCCTTCAACCGCTGGTTCGGCCGCAAGGTCATGTCCGCCGCCAGTTCGCCCAACGACGGCGGCGACCAGACCGGCGCCATCAACCGGCTGACCCATGCGCACTGGGTGATCGACCAGAAGCGCAAGGCCTTCAAGAACTGGAACCGCACGGCGTACAAGGCCACCAAGTACGGCCTGATCCTGCTGGTGATCGCCGGGTTCCTGGCCCTGTAA
- the dnaE gene encoding DNA polymerase III subunit alpha — MSEAVTTPTPFVHLRVHSEFSVVDGTVRIPDLIKRVAKLGQPAVALTDLSNLFGLIKFYKGARGAGVKPIAGCDVWISNDEDPAKPFRLLLLVRNHQGYLNLCELLSKAFLTNQGKGRAEIRREWLQGQAGLIALSGGRGGDVGQALEAGNAVSALALARQWAHVFPGSYYIELQRAGMDGDEGYCQAAMRLAAEAGLPVVATHPVQFLDEFEFQAHEARVCIAEGEILANPRRVRRFSKEQYLLSSEEMARRFADVPSALANTVEIAKRCNLSLVLGKPRLPNFPTPDGVTLDDYLVQLSEQGLEKRMEFLFPDPAERESKREQYYDRLRWECKTIIQMGFPGYFLIVQDFINWGKNNGVPVGPGRGSGAGSLVAYALGITDLDPIRYDLLFERFLNPERVSMPDFDIDFCQDNRERVIDYVKEKYGRAAVSQIATFGTLGAKAVVRDAGRVLDMPYMFCDGLSKLIPFNPMDPWTLERTLKDEPAFKDRYEQEEEVRSLVDLAKPLEGLTRNIGMHAGGVLIAPGKLTDFCPLYCQPGQENSAVSQFDKDDVEAAGLVKFDFLGLRNLTILDWAVRYVRQFNADKRDFDVMALALDDPAAYKILCDANTTAVFQLESRGMKELLKKLRPNTFEDIIAMLALYRPGPLESGMVDDFVNRKHGRAAVDYFHPDLEATLKSTYGVIVYQEQVMLISQIIGGYSLGGADLLRRAMGKKKPEEMAKHRELFEQGAKEKGHDPDLAVKLFDLMEKFAGYGFNKSHSAAYALISYQTAWLKAYHPTEFLAATMSSDMDDTDKVQIFCRDAQDNGVEVLPPDVNHSGYRFEPVADKHTEKGKPPRTMRYGLGAVKGTGQGAVEDILRARKEGGPFLNLFDFCRRVSKQAVNRRTIEALIKAGAFDTIEPNRAAMLASVPTAMEAAEQAARSANQASLFGDDSGDVVAGELAKVAPWDLHKKLTEEKSALGYYYSGHLFDAWRDEVRRIVPMQLARVEPQRDLQWMCGVLASVRVMMTRRGKMVFAVLDDGTAQVEISVFNDLYEKHRNRLREDQLVIVQGKVSNDDYSGGMRIVAEQLYDLQLAREARAKSLRVKLNGTADAARLRQMLNPFRAEPENGIAGVPVDIVYTKNNFLCTVRLGEEWRVRMADTLLANLNDWTKPDGVEVTY; from the coding sequence ATGTCCGAAGCCGTAACGACCCCGACCCCCTTTGTCCACCTGCGCGTCCACTCCGAGTTCTCGGTCGTGGATGGCACGGTGCGTATTCCCGATCTCATCAAGCGCGTGGCCAAGCTGGGGCAGCCCGCCGTCGCGCTGACCGACCTGTCCAACCTGTTCGGCCTGATCAAATTCTACAAGGGCGCGCGCGGCGCGGGCGTCAAACCCATCGCGGGCTGCGACGTCTGGATCTCCAACGACGAAGATCCCGCCAAGCCCTTCCGCCTGTTGTTGCTCGTGCGCAACCATCAGGGCTATCTGAACCTCTGTGAACTGCTGTCCAAGGCCTTCCTGACGAACCAGGGCAAGGGCCGGGCGGAAATCCGCCGCGAATGGCTGCAGGGGCAGGCTGGCCTGATCGCGCTGTCCGGCGGCCGGGGCGGGGACGTGGGGCAGGCGCTGGAAGCCGGCAATGCCGTGTCGGCGCTGGCGCTGGCCCGCCAGTGGGCCCATGTGTTTCCGGGCAGCTACTACATCGAACTGCAGCGCGCCGGCATGGACGGCGACGAAGGCTACTGCCAGGCCGCCATGCGGCTGGCTGCCGAGGCCGGCCTGCCGGTGGTCGCGACCCATCCCGTGCAGTTCCTGGACGAATTCGAATTCCAGGCCCACGAGGCCCGCGTTTGCATCGCCGAAGGCGAAATCCTGGCCAACCCGCGCCGCGTGCGCCGGTTCTCCAAGGAACAGTACCTGCTCAGCTCCGAGGAAATGGCGCGCCGGTTCGCCGACGTGCCCTCGGCCCTGGCCAACACGGTCGAAATCGCCAAGCGCTGCAACCTGAGCCTGGTGCTGGGCAAGCCGCGCCTGCCCAACTTCCCCACGCCCGACGGCGTGACGCTGGACGATTACCTCGTCCAGTTGTCCGAACAGGGCCTGGAAAAGCGCATGGAGTTCCTGTTCCCGGACCCGGCCGAGCGCGAGTCCAAGCGCGAGCAGTATTACGACCGCCTGCGCTGGGAGTGCAAGACCATCATCCAGATGGGCTTTCCCGGTTACTTCCTGATCGTGCAGGACTTCATCAACTGGGGCAAGAACAACGGCGTGCCGGTGGGACCGGGCCGCGGTTCGGGCGCCGGGTCGCTGGTGGCCTACGCGCTGGGCATCACCGACCTCGATCCCATCCGCTATGACCTGCTGTTCGAGCGATTCCTGAATCCCGAGCGGGTCTCCATGCCCGACTTCGATATCGACTTCTGCCAGGACAACCGCGAACGGGTCATCGACTACGTCAAGGAAAAATACGGCCGCGCGGCCGTGAGCCAGATCGCCACCTTCGGCACGCTGGGCGCCAAGGCCGTGGTGCGCGACGCCGGCCGCGTGCTGGACATGCCCTACATGTTCTGCGATGGCCTCTCCAAGCTGATCCCGTTCAACCCGATGGATCCCTGGACGCTGGAGCGCACGCTCAAGGACGAGCCCGCCTTCAAGGATCGCTACGAACAGGAAGAAGAGGTCCGTTCGCTGGTCGACCTGGCCAAGCCGCTCGAGGGCCTGACCCGCAACATCGGCATGCACGCGGGCGGGGTGCTGATCGCGCCCGGCAAGCTCACCGACTTCTGCCCGCTGTATTGCCAGCCGGGGCAGGAGAACAGCGCGGTCTCGCAGTTCGACAAGGACGACGTCGAAGCCGCCGGCCTGGTGAAGTTCGACTTCCTGGGCCTGCGCAACCTGACCATCCTGGATTGGGCCGTGCGCTACGTGCGCCAGTTCAACGCGGACAAGCGCGACTTCGACGTCATGGCGCTGGCCCTGGACGATCCGGCGGCCTACAAGATCCTGTGCGACGCCAACACCACCGCCGTGTTCCAGCTGGAATCGCGCGGCATGAAAGAGCTGCTCAAGAAGCTGCGGCCCAACACGTTCGAAGACATCATCGCCATGCTGGCCCTGTATCGTCCGGGGCCGCTGGAATCGGGCATGGTGGACGACTTCGTCAACCGCAAGCACGGTCGCGCGGCGGTGGACTACTTCCACCCGGACCTGGAAGCCACCCTCAAGAGCACCTACGGGGTCATCGTCTACCAGGAACAGGTGATGCTGATCTCCCAGATCATCGGGGGATACTCGCTGGGCGGCGCCGACCTGCTGCGCCGCGCCATGGGCAAGAAAAAGCCCGAGGAAATGGCCAAGCACCGCGAGCTGTTCGAGCAGGGCGCCAAGGAAAAAGGCCATGACCCGGACCTGGCGGTCAAGCTGTTCGACCTGATGGAGAAGTTCGCGGGCTATGGCTTCAACAAGTCGCACTCGGCCGCGTACGCGCTGATCTCCTACCAGACCGCCTGGCTGAAGGCCTACCACCCGACCGAATTCCTGGCCGCCACCATGTCGTCCGACATGGACGACACGGACAAGGTCCAGATTTTCTGCCGCGACGCCCAGGACAACGGCGTCGAGGTGCTGCCGCCCGACGTCAACCATTCCGGCTACCGCTTCGAACCCGTCGCCGACAAGCACACCGAAAAAGGCAAGCCGCCGCGCACCATGCGCTACGGCCTGGGCGCCGTCAAGGGCACCGGCCAGGGCGCCGTCGAAGACATCCTGCGCGCGCGCAAAGAGGGCGGCCCGTTCCTCAACCTGTTCGACTTCTGCCGCCGCGTCAGCAAGCAGGCCGTCAACCGCCGCACCATCGAGGCCCTGATCAAGGCCGGCGCGTTCGATACCATCGAACCCAACCGCGCCGCCATGCTGGCTTCCGTTCCCACCGCCATGGAAGCCGCCGAACAGGCTGCCCGCAGCGCCAACCAGGCTTCGCTGTTCGGCGACGACAGTGGCGACGTGGTGGCCGGCGAGCTGGCCAAGGTCGCGCCCTGGGACCTGCACAAGAAGCTGACGGAAGAAAAGTCCGCGCTCGGCTATTACTACAGCGGCCACCTCTTTGACGCCTGGCGCGACGAGGTGCGGCGCATCGTGCCGATGCAGCTTGCGCGCGTGGAGCCGCAGCGCGACCTGCAATGGATGTGCGGGGTGCTGGCCAGCGTGCGCGTCATGATGACCCGCCGCGGCAAGATGGTCTTCGCGGTGCTGGACGACGGCACGGCGCAGGTCGAGATCTCGGTCTTCAACGATCTCTACGAAAAACACCGCAACCGCCTGCGCGAGGACCAGCTCGTCATCGTGCAGGGCAAGGTCAGCAACGACGATTATTCCGGCGGCATGCGCATCGTCGCCGAACAGCTCTACGACCTGCAGCTGGCGCGCGAGGCGCGCGCCAAGTCCCTGCGCGTCAAGCTCAACGGCACCGCCGACGCGGCCCGGCTGCGCCAGATGCTCAATCCGTTCCGCGCCGAACCCGAGAACGGCATTGCGGGCGTGCCCGTCGACATCGTCTATACCAAGAACAATTTCCTGTGCACGGTCAGGCTCGGGGAAGAATGGCGCGTGCGTATGGCCGACACGCTGCTTGCCAACCTGAACGACTGGACCAAGCCGGACGGCGTGGAGGTCACTTACTGA
- a CDS encoding glycosyltransferase family 4 protein: protein MPPLRIVHSEAATSFGGQEGRIFKEMHAMRARGHHVEAICQPHAQLTERLRDAGFTVHAVDMAGPVNYVKGVAAVRRILKAGRFDVLNTHSRRDTVIAALAGRIAGTPLIVRTRHLSNKVGSMWSYTILPHRVTTVSDHVRHYLISRGVAADKVATVYSPIVLPAPVEHSTLRGELGLADDDIVVGCVAVMRATKGHKDLIDAIAPLMAVRPKLHLVFVGAGSPVFEQTQAYVAQRGLQDRIHLMGTRRDVPNLLAGFDFFALATQQEASGTVYVEAQASGLPVVGTNVGGVSEMFRDGVTGILVPPKDPAALTAALERLIDDPALRRTMGEAGRKMVWEEGVFSPARLAETTEAIYTRWLAERRP, encoded by the coding sequence ATGCCCCCCCTGCGTATCGTGCATTCGGAGGCCGCCACCAGCTTTGGCGGACAGGAAGGACGCATCTTCAAGGAAATGCATGCCATGCGCGCGCGCGGGCACCATGTCGAAGCGATATGCCAGCCGCACGCGCAACTGACGGAACGCCTGCGCGATGCGGGCTTCACCGTGCATGCCGTCGACATGGCGGGACCCGTGAACTACGTGAAGGGCGTGGCCGCCGTGCGCCGCATCCTGAAGGCTGGCCGTTTCGACGTGCTCAATACCCACAGCCGCCGCGACACGGTGATCGCGGCACTGGCCGGGCGCATCGCCGGCACGCCGCTGATCGTCCGTACCCGCCACCTGTCCAACAAGGTCGGGTCGATGTGGTCCTACACCATCCTGCCGCACCGCGTCACCACCGTCAGCGACCACGTGCGCCATTACCTCATCAGCCGCGGCGTGGCGGCGGACAAGGTCGCGACCGTGTATTCGCCCATTGTGCTGCCCGCGCCGGTCGAGCACTCCACCTTGCGCGGCGAGCTGGGTCTCGCCGACGACGACATCGTCGTGGGCTGCGTGGCCGTCATGCGCGCCACCAAGGGGCACAAGGACCTGATCGACGCCATCGCGCCACTCATGGCCGTGCGCCCGAAGCTGCACCTGGTGTTCGTCGGCGCCGGCTCGCCGGTCTTCGAGCAGACCCAGGCCTACGTGGCCCAGCGCGGCCTGCAAGACCGCATCCACCTGATGGGCACGCGGCGCGACGTGCCCAACCTGCTGGCGGGGTTCGACTTTTTCGCGCTGGCCACGCAGCAGGAAGCGTCGGGCACGGTCTATGTCGAGGCGCAGGCCAGCGGCCTGCCGGTGGTGGGCACCAATGTCGGCGGCGTGTCCGAGATGTTCCGCGACGGCGTGACCGGCATCCTGGTCCCGCCCAAGGACCCGGCGGCGCTGACCGCGGCGCTCGAACGCCTGATCGACGATCCGGCGCTGCGCCGGACCATGGGCGAGGCCGGCCGCAAGATGGTCTGGGAAGAAGGGGTGTTCTCACCCGCGCGCCTCGCGGAAACCACCGAAGCCATCTACACGCGCTGGCTGGCGGAGCGCCGCCCATGA
- a CDS encoding polysaccharide deacetylase family protein yields MNAPNVPVLMYHHVTPAGGMIAATPDVFETQVARLARAGYQSLTAAQFAAYLAGGSVPERSVLITFDDGYLNNWVHAHPVLARHGMRAVLFTITGWIGDGPVRPHAGQAGPLPATPDHNACKELVAAGRADEAMLRWSEIEAMQAAGTFEFHSHTNTHTRWDKVCGADVNAKRERIAQDLQDSRDALVRRLGAVSDHLCWPQGYFDADYVAAARQAGFRHLYTTDPFGQNTPGADPGHIYRFAVRNQGGSWLNRRIWLSRDPFWGPRYHAWKAWKKRLRNRG; encoded by the coding sequence ATGAACGCGCCCAACGTCCCGGTGCTGATGTATCACCACGTCACGCCGGCCGGCGGCATGATCGCCGCCACGCCCGACGTCTTCGAGACCCAGGTGGCGCGCCTGGCCCGCGCCGGCTACCAGTCGCTGACCGCCGCGCAGTTTGCCGCCTACCTGGCGGGCGGCAGCGTGCCGGAGCGGTCGGTGCTCATCACGTTCGACGACGGCTACCTGAACAACTGGGTGCATGCGCACCCCGTCCTGGCGCGGCACGGCATGCGCGCGGTGCTGTTCACCATCACCGGCTGGATCGGCGACGGTCCCGTGCGGCCGCACGCGGGGCAGGCGGGACCGCTGCCCGCCACGCCCGACCACAACGCCTGCAAGGAACTCGTGGCCGCAGGCCGCGCCGACGAGGCCATGCTGCGCTGGAGCGAAATCGAGGCGATGCAGGCCGCCGGCACCTTCGAATTCCATTCCCATACGAACACGCATACGCGCTGGGACAAGGTCTGCGGCGCGGACGTGAACGCCAAGCGCGAGCGCATCGCGCAGGACCTGCAGGATTCGCGCGACGCGCTGGTGCGCCGGCTGGGCGCGGTCAGCGACCACCTCTGCTGGCCCCAGGGATATTTCGACGCGGACTACGTGGCGGCCGCCCGGCAGGCCGGTTTCCGGCACTTGTACACTACCGACCCTTTCGGCCAGAACACCCCGGGCGCCGATCCCGGACACATCTATCGCTTCGCGGTGCGCAATCAGGGCGGATCCTGGCTGAACCGCCGGATCTGGCTGTCGCGCGACCCGTTCTGGGGCCCGCGCTATCACGCCTGGAAGGCCTGGAAAAAGCGTCTTAGGAATCGCGGATGA
- a CDS encoding glycosyltransferase family 2 protein encodes MKLSVIIITKNEAANIAACLKSVSFADEFIVVDSGSTDGTVELAQALGARVEVTADWPGFGPQKNRALDLATGDWVLSIDADERVTPELAQEIQEVLRAPQADAYEIARLSNFCGRDIRHSGWWPDYVLRLFKRGTARFTDAAVHERVVPASGRALQLRGYFHHYPYDNLDALINKVNRYSSDAAAMMYAKGKRTSVFGALGHGFWTFVRIYLIRRGFLDGRHGLVLAVTAAAGSFFRYSKLMFLAENKK; translated from the coding sequence ATGAAGTTATCAGTCATCATCATCACCAAGAACGAGGCCGCGAACATCGCGGCCTGCCTCAAATCCGTGTCCTTCGCCGACGAATTCATCGTGGTCGATTCGGGCAGCACCGACGGCACCGTGGAGCTGGCGCAGGCCCTCGGCGCCCGGGTCGAGGTGACCGCCGACTGGCCGGGCTTCGGCCCCCAGAAAAACCGCGCGCTGGACCTGGCGACCGGCGACTGGGTCCTGTCGATCGATGCGGACGAGCGCGTCACGCCCGAACTGGCCCAGGAAATCCAGGAAGTGCTGCGCGCCCCGCAGGCCGACGCCTATGAAATCGCCCGGCTGTCCAACTTCTGCGGCCGCGACATCCGGCACAGCGGCTGGTGGCCCGACTACGTGCTGCGCCTCTTCAAGCGCGGCACGGCGCGCTTCACCGACGCCGCCGTGCATGAACGCGTCGTGCCGGCCAGCGGCCGGGCGTTGCAACTGCGCGGCTATTTCCACCATTACCCCTACGACAACCTGGACGCGCTGATCAACAAGGTCAACCGCTATTCCTCCGACGCCGCGGCCATGATGTACGCCAAGGGCAAGCGCACCTCGGTCTTCGGGGCGCTGGGCCACGGGTTCTGGACCTTCGTGCGCATCTACCTGATCCGGCGCGGTTTCCTCGACGGGCGCCATGGGCTCGTCCTGGCGGTGACGGCGGCAGCCGGCAGCTTCTTCCGCTACTCGAAGCTGATGTTCCTGGCGGAAAACAAAAAGTGA
- a CDS encoding glycosyltransferase yields the protein MKILYTNFHTGNGGGHVTYIINLAKALARDHQVTVAAPGTSRLHRYAKAIPGVTVVDMRYTTRPSSWFQDRARLRRLIVDGKFDIIHANGSADHKQVMLATLGMARRPRIVFTKHNDHPLSSFGHKLRVALATDHGIAVSDYIRGMMEQSPYRKRPITTIRHGIDTNFFAPPPPESLDKLREIFFGSDWRGKLLLGSAGGTDYDKGWLDLVAAAAALPPADKARVLLMVAGDPPSEAKLARVRELGMIDQVKFPGLLDDVRAALAACHAGFVLSYREALSFACREMMGLGLPVLVSNAGGLPENVTDGVDGWIVPMRDVPAMTAKLRFMLDNPDAVRAMGQKARETSLRDFNLERFAAATLDVYQRTLAGH from the coding sequence GTGAAGATCCTCTATACGAACTTCCACACCGGCAACGGTGGGGGGCACGTCACGTACATCATCAACCTGGCCAAGGCGCTGGCCCGGGATCACCAGGTCACCGTGGCGGCGCCCGGCACCAGCCGCCTGCATCGCTATGCCAAGGCCATTCCCGGCGTGACGGTGGTGGACATGCGCTACACGACGCGCCCGTCGTCCTGGTTCCAGGACCGCGCGCGGCTGCGCCGCCTGATCGTGGACGGCAAGTTCGACATCATCCACGCCAACGGCTCGGCCGACCACAAGCAGGTCATGCTGGCCACCCTGGGCATGGCGCGCCGGCCGCGCATCGTGTTCACCAAGCACAACGATCACCCGCTTTCCAGCTTCGGGCACAAGCTGCGCGTGGCGCTGGCGACCGACCACGGGATCGCGGTCAGCGACTACATCCGCGGCATGATGGAACAGTCGCCTTACCGCAAGCGACCCATCACCACCATCCGCCACGGCATCGACACGAATTTCTTCGCGCCGCCGCCGCCCGAAAGCCTGGACAAGCTGCGCGAAATCTTCTTCGGCTCGGACTGGCGCGGCAAGCTGCTGCTGGGCAGCGCCGGGGGCACCGACTACGACAAGGGCTGGCTCGACCTGGTGGCCGCCGCGGCGGCGCTGCCGCCCGCCGACAAGGCACGCGTCTTGCTGATGGTCGCGGGCGATCCGCCGTCCGAGGCCAAGCTGGCGCGCGTGCGTGAACTGGGCATGATCGACCAGGTAAAGTTTCCCGGCCTGCTCGACGACGTGCGGGCGGCGCTGGCGGCCTGCCATGCGGGCTTCGTCCTGTCCTACCGCGAGGCGCTGTCGTTTGCCTGCCGCGAGATGATGGGGCTGGGGTTGCCGGTGCTGGTCAGCAACGCGGGCGGGCTGCCGGAAAACGTGACCGACGGCGTGGACGGCTGGATCGTGCCCATGCGGGATGTCCCCGCCATGACCGCGAAACTGCGTTTCATGCTGGACAACCCGGACGCCGTGCGGGCGATGGGCCAGAAGGCGCGCGAAACCAGCCTGCGCGACTTCAACCTGGAACGTTTCGCCGCGGCCACGCTGGACGTCTACCAACGAACGCTGGCCGGACACTGA
- a CDS encoding polysaccharide deacetylase family protein: MSIPILMYHQIGEPNPKGTPYRGLTVTPDSFARQMRWMRRLGYRGLSMRDVMPYVRGERQGKVFGITFDDGYRNVHHNAMPVLSELGFTATNYFVARQFDGGNVWDLQKGIPFSPLMSVQEMREWAQAGNEVGSHTLDHVHLPELPPDEARRQIVQSRQELEQALGAPVTAFCYPYGDHGPEHQAMAREAGYDNATLTKRGLAAASDDPFGLPRVTVARSTNIIRFLQKCLTRYEDHRRRP, encoded by the coding sequence ATGTCTATCCCAATCCTCATGTACCACCAGATCGGCGAGCCCAATCCCAAGGGCACGCCGTATCGTGGCCTGACGGTGACCCCCGACAGCTTCGCGCGCCAGATGCGCTGGATGCGCCGGCTGGGCTACCGCGGATTGTCCATGCGCGACGTCATGCCCTACGTGCGGGGCGAGCGCCAGGGCAAGGTGTTCGGCATCACGTTCGACGACGGCTACCGCAATGTGCATCACAACGCGATGCCGGTCCTGAGCGAGCTGGGATTCACCGCCACCAATTATTTCGTTGCGCGCCAGTTCGATGGCGGCAACGTCTGGGACCTGCAGAAAGGCATTCCCTTCTCGCCCCTGATGAGCGTGCAGGAAATGCGCGAATGGGCCCAGGCCGGCAACGAGGTCGGGTCGCATACGCTGGACCACGTCCACCTGCCTGAACTGCCGCCCGACGAAGCGCGGCGCCAGATCGTCCAGTCCCGCCAGGAGCTGGAGCAGGCGCTGGGCGCGCCCGTCACGGCGTTCTGTTATCCCTATGGCGACCACGGCCCGGAACACCAGGCCATGGCGCGCGAAGCCGGCTACGACAACGCCACGCTGACCAAGCGCGGACTGGCGGCGGCGTCCGACGATCCCTTCGGACTGCCGCGGGTGACGGTGGCGCGCTCCACCAACATCATCCGCTTCCTCCAGAAGTGCCTCACCCGGTATGAAGACCACCGCCGGCGCCCGTGA
- a CDS encoding glycosyltransferase family 4 protein, with translation MKTTAGARDRRLRIALLVDRFGNRFGGAEAYGVELMRVLGKRHDVAVVARDFDSDLPFEYLPVRFPGWLPSWMRVLYFAWRADRLTRGRFDIVHSHMNGWAGEIQVMHVTPVRYNRVTRVKPLHRVTAWLSPRLATYLLLEKLRVRRTPRRRVVAVSGLIMDQLHRSYGEQLQVDIIAPGVKLPPPDRDGRRAATRARLGWDAHTIGCLLVARNPLRKGLPALLDALAQLPPHYTLLVVGADASTRERVRAAGPVAGRVTLIDPTPDVAQYFDAADIYAHPTLNDSYGMAPLEAMSHGLPVVVSSPVYCGFAQYLTDGQDAFILQDPRNGAQLAQALERLGSDPQLRASLKTRGLEIAREQSWETVASRYEALYEKVLRERN, from the coding sequence ATGAAGACCACCGCCGGCGCCCGTGATCGCAGGCTCCGCATTGCGTTGCTGGTCGACCGCTTCGGCAATCGTTTCGGGGGCGCGGAGGCCTATGGCGTAGAGCTGATGCGGGTGCTCGGCAAGCGGCACGACGTGGCCGTCGTCGCGCGCGATTTCGACAGCGACCTGCCGTTTGAATACCTGCCCGTGCGCTTTCCCGGCTGGCTGCCAAGCTGGATGCGGGTGCTGTACTTCGCCTGGCGCGCGGACCGCCTGACGCGCGGCCGCTTCGACATCGTCCACTCCCACATGAACGGCTGGGCGGGCGAAATCCAGGTCATGCACGTCACGCCCGTGCGTTACAACCGCGTCACCCGCGTCAAGCCGCTGCATCGCGTGACCGCCTGGCTCAGCCCGCGGCTGGCCACCTATCTGCTGCTGGAAAAGCTGCGTGTCCGCAGGACGCCCCGGCGGCGCGTGGTCGCGGTGTCCGGCCTCATCATGGACCAGTTGCACCGCAGCTATGGCGAGCAGCTGCAGGTCGACATCATTGCGCCCGGCGTCAAACTGCCTCCCCCTGACCGGGACGGCAGGCGGGCCGCGACGCGCGCGCGGCTCGGCTGGGACGCCCACACCATCGGTTGCCTGCTGGTGGCGCGCAATCCCTTGCGCAAGGGCCTGCCGGCGTTGCTGGACGCGCTGGCGCAGCTTCCGCCGCACTACACCCTGCTGGTCGTGGGCGCGGACGCGTCCACCCGCGAGCGCGTCCGCGCCGCGGGTCCCGTCGCCGGTCGCGTCACGCTGATCGACCCCACGCCCGACGTGGCGCAATACTTCGATGCGGCCGACATCTACGCGCACCCGACGCTGAACGACAGCTATGGCATGGCGCCGCTCGAAGCGATGTCGCACGGCCTGCCCGTGGTCGTCAGTTCGCCGGTCTACTGCGGGTTCGCCCAATACCTGACGGACGGCCAGGACGCGTTCATCCTGCAGGATCCGCGCAACGGCGCGCAGTTGGCGCAGGCGCTGGAACGCCTGGGGTCGGATCCCCAACTGCGCGCGTCGCTCAAGACGCGCGGGCTGGAGATCGCCCGCGAACAGAGCTGGGAAACCGTGGCCTCGCGCTACGAGGCGCTGTACGAAAAGGTGCTGCGGGAACGCAATTGA
- a CDS encoding YkgJ family cysteine cluster protein — protein sequence MGLSQADAALDCRPGCGACCIAPSITRPIPGMPQGKPAGVPCIQLLPDMRCAIFGHPSRPDFCGGLQPQRDMCGPDRAHAIHWLADLERATAPGH from the coding sequence ATGGGTCTGAGCCAGGCCGACGCGGCGCTGGACTGCCGGCCGGGATGCGGCGCGTGCTGCATCGCGCCGTCGATCACCCGGCCGATTCCGGGCATGCCGCAGGGCAAGCCTGCCGGCGTGCCCTGTATTCAATTGCTGCCGGACATGCGGTGCGCGATTTTCGGCCACCCTTCCCGTCCGGACTTCTGCGGCGGCTTGCAGCCCCAGCGCGACATGTGCGGGCCGGATCGCGCGCATGCGATCCATTGGCTGGCCGACCTGGAACGGGCGACGGCGCCCGGGCACTGA